The following are from one region of the Chloracidobacterium sp. genome:
- a CDS encoding phytanoyl-CoA dioxygenase family protein has product MHDDLSGIHQPIEFSLPDQRQKDLFAISDEQVAFFDDNGYLADISILDESFVAALCDDLERLMQPEFAEDPRFYEYHQNEATSGNGILFHALGAWRLSIAFHDLVFHPAMSMPASQLLRGPVRLWHDQVFVKPKFDGGVVAWHQDYSYWTRTKPMAHLTCWIGLDDSNEENGCVHYIPGSHKWDLLPRTDLANDMDAVLSVLSDEQRESFKPVPMISKAGHASFHHPLMLHGSFANRSPRPRRAAVINFIRDGVVSDSDLPLLDGVPPVPVGDKIEGRFFPLLSELPAGSNVR; this is encoded by the coding sequence ATGCACGACGATCTTTCGGGAATTCATCAACCGATCGAATTTAGTCTACCCGATCAGCGGCAGAAAGATCTGTTTGCGATCTCGGATGAGCAGGTAGCGTTTTTCGACGATAACGGATATTTAGCGGACATTAGCATCCTCGATGAAAGTTTTGTTGCTGCGCTCTGCGACGACCTTGAAAGATTAATGCAGCCGGAATTTGCCGAGGATCCTCGGTTTTACGAATATCATCAGAACGAGGCAACATCAGGCAATGGCATTCTTTTCCATGCCCTTGGCGCTTGGCGGCTTTCAATCGCATTTCACGACCTCGTCTTCCACCCGGCAATGTCGATGCCTGCTTCGCAGTTATTAAGAGGTCCTGTACGTTTATGGCATGACCAGGTCTTCGTAAAGCCCAAATTTGACGGCGGTGTCGTAGCCTGGCATCAGGATTATTCGTATTGGACACGCACAAAACCAATGGCGCATCTGACCTGTTGGATCGGGCTAGATGATTCGAATGAAGAGAACGGCTGCGTTCACTACATTCCCGGAAGCCATAAATGGGATCTGCTTCCCAGAACGGACCTTGCGAATGATATGGACGCGGTGCTTTCTGTGCTTTCTGACGAACAACGCGAGAGCTTTAAACCGGTTCCGATGATTTCAAAGGCAGGGCATGCCAGTTTCCATCACCCGCTGATGCTGCATGGCTCTTTCGCAAACCGCTCACCACGGCCGCGACGAGCCGCAGTGATCAATTTTATCCGTGACGGTGTGGTTTCCGACTCTGATCTTCCGCTTTTGGACGGCGTTCCGCCCGTTCCCGTGGGCGACAAGATCGAAGGCCGGTTTTTCCCATTGCTGTCGGAGCTTCCCGCGGGTTCAAACGTGAGATAA
- a CDS encoding dipeptidase has product MKFLTSTLAIAALCFVTGAQTMPSDADPLIWAKALKIHKKAIIIDGHNDITGPMVDQDFNLADDSTGRLQLGGDPMHTDLARLKKGGMTGEFMSIYVSGATLRTGGSMRRAMDLIDATYREAERHDDLLTCTTAAEIRRAKKQDKICLLMGIEGGYAIENSLYALRNFYRLGVRYMTLTHNVAHDWADAHRDIKHNGLTEFGKEVVREMNRLGILVDISHVSEKVMSDVLDITKAPLIASHSGARGVNDHTRNVPDSILRRLPQNGGVIMVVFYPSFLDERTNREENERSTRLRDQIAALREKFKDDQAGFVKAENELMAANPIYIADYRRIVDHIDHIKRVAGIDHVGLGSDFDGVPFLPPPMKGVEDLVLVTYEMLRRGYTEKEVLKVLGENMLRAMEQTERIAGNRQISGQGSLKRIK; this is encoded by the coding sequence ATGAAGTTTCTAACATCGACGCTCGCGATCGCGGCACTTTGCTTTGTAACCGGAGCGCAGACGATGCCGTCTGACGCGGATCCGTTGATCTGGGCGAAAGCGCTGAAAATACACAAAAAGGCGATCATTATCGACGGTCATAACGATATCACCGGACCAATGGTCGATCAGGATTTCAACCTCGCCGACGATTCGACCGGACGTCTGCAGCTCGGCGGCGATCCAATGCACACAGATCTAGCGCGGCTAAAGAAAGGCGGTATGACGGGCGAGTTCATGTCCATTTACGTTTCCGGGGCAACTCTACGGACAGGCGGCTCGATGCGGCGTGCGATGGATCTGATCGACGCCACGTATCGTGAAGCCGAACGACACGATGATCTATTGACATGCACTACCGCGGCCGAAATTCGTCGGGCCAAGAAACAAGACAAAATTTGCCTTTTGATGGGTATCGAGGGCGGATACGCGATCGAAAATTCGCTTTACGCATTGCGAAACTTTTACCGTCTTGGCGTTCGCTACATGACGCTTACGCATAACGTTGCCCACGATTGGGCAGATGCTCATCGAGATATCAAACACAACGGCTTGACCGAGTTTGGTAAAGAGGTTGTCCGCGAGATGAACCGACTCGGCATTCTCGTCGACATATCACATGTTTCCGAAAAAGTGATGAGCGATGTCCTCGACATCACAAAGGCACCGCTGATCGCGTCGCATTCGGGAGCCCGTGGCGTGAACGACCATACCCGCAATGTGCCGGATTCGATCCTTCGGCGTTTGCCTCAGAACGGAGGCGTAATAATGGTCGTGTTTTATCCTTCCTTCTTAGATGAACGGACCAATCGTGAAGAGAACGAACGCTCGACACGACTGCGTGACCAGATCGCTGCATTGCGAGAAAAATTTAAGGACGATCAAGCCGGATTCGTGAAAGCTGAGAACGAGTTGATGGCAGCAAATCCGATATACATCGCAGATTACAGACGCATAGTCGATCATATCGACCATATAAAGAGGGTAGCGGGCATCGACCATGTCGGCCTTGGTTCAGATTTCGACGGGGTGCCGTTTCTGCCGCCACCGATGAAAGGCGTTGAGGACCTAGTCTTGGTCACGTACGAGATGCTGCGTCGGGGCTATACCGAGAAGGAAGTTCTCAAGGTGCTTGGTGAAAACATGCTGAGGGCGATGGAACAAACCGAAAGAATCGCCGGCAATCGACAGATCAGCGGCCAGGGAAGTCTGAAAAGGATAAAGTAA
- a CDS encoding nuclear transport factor 2 family protein, with protein MLKIYFVSTILIGALLLFVSCGDQGGNTSNKPANTANNASNAVPANTAAVEADIKKLVNDTAAALAKNDVATLEKTYSDNYMLVNLDGSVQNKADRLASFKSGDTKFESFVYDEVNVRTNPEGTGAVVIARATAKGTNRGRAVSGSIRVTQVWSKMKDGWRQVSGHATTISDAAPAKPDDKPAADAPANTSSNSTANK; from the coding sequence ATGCTAAAGATCTACTTTGTATCAACGATACTGATCGGAGCTTTGCTGCTTTTTGTATCATGTGGCGACCAAGGCGGCAACACTTCGAACAAACCAGCGAATACAGCTAACAATGCGTCAAATGCCGTCCCGGCAAACACCGCGGCTGTCGAAGCCGACATTAAGAAACTGGTCAACGACACCGCTGCGGCGCTTGCAAAGAATGACGTAGCTACCCTCGAAAAGACCTACAGCGACAATTACATGCTTGTGAACCTTGACGGTTCGGTGCAGAACAAAGCTGATCGGCTTGCTTCGTTCAAGTCGGGCGATACGAAGTTTGAATCGTTTGTCTACGATGAAGTGAATGTTCGAACGAACCCCGAAGGAACCGGTGCAGTAGTTATTGCTCGGGCGACAGCTAAAGGTACGAACAGGGGTAGGGCGGTATCCGGTTCCATCCGTGTGACCCAAGTTTGGAGTAAAATGAAAGACGGTTGGCGACAGGTAAGCGGACACGCCACTACTATCTCCGACGCTGCTCCGGCAAAGCCTGACGATAAACCGGCAGCGGATGCACCGGCAAACACATCGTCGAATTCG